Proteins found in one Arachis stenosperma cultivar V10309 chromosome 8, arast.V10309.gnm1.PFL2, whole genome shotgun sequence genomic segment:
- the LOC130946775 gene encoding ruBisCO-associated protein-like: protein MALSIFRQYTFDDSFLQVFVSSKFLKEFQIALTYAIDYDEEGVPTNGVFRPTWDLTKVTASAISQFKKDHPDVNVKVFICIGNKGTIFPFSPLDNNSWITNATQSITNIIHNDHSDLQIDGIDVLYDHINATPDVFVDCIAQVMKNLKDGGVVSVASISPSSGLNKDFYFPLYKTCPILIDWVDYQFQNEESPVLDPKTLLVQYNKLVGEFYPRRKLFAGYSAENEDWGTLSPIVFFLGGMDILKKRRGAGVSIHYHNYYNNQ, encoded by the exons ATGGCATTATCCATCTTTAGGCAATACACATTTGATGATTCATTCTTACAAGTATTTGTATCGAGTAAGTTCCTAAAGGAGTTCCAAATTGCCCTGACATACGCCATAGACTATGACGAAGAGGGTGTCCCAACCAATGGGGTGTTCAGACCCACTTGGGACCTAACAAAGGTCACTGCCTCAGCAATCTCTCAGTTCAAGAAGGACCATCCTGATGTCAATGTCAAAGTCTTCATTTGCATTGGAAACAAAGGCACCATATTCCCCTTCAGCCCTCTTGATAACAACTCATGGATCACCAATGCAACTCAATCAATCACCAATATCATCCATAATGATCACTCTGACCTCCAAATTGATGGCATTGATGTCTTATACGACCACATCAATGCCACACCCGATGTTTTTGTCGACTGCATTGCCCAG GTTATGAAGAACTTAAAGGATGGTGGTGTGGTTAGTGTGGCTTCAATTTCACCATCCTCTGGTCTCAACAAGGACTTCTACTTCCCCTTGTACAAGACCTGTCCAATTCTGATTGACTGGGTAGATTACCAGTTCCAAAATGAGGAATCTCCAGTGTTGGATCCAAAAACGTTGTTGGTGCAATACAACAAGCTAGTGGGAGAGTTTTATCCGAGAAGGAAGCTGTTTGCTGGGTACAGTGCGGAGAATGAGGACTGGGGTACTCTCTCTCCAATTGTGTTCTTTCTTGGAGGCATGGATATTCTCAAGAAAAGAAGAGGCGCTGGTGTCTCCATCCATTACCATAATTACTATAATAACCAATGA
- the LOC130946774 gene encoding chitinase 2-like, which yields MELPSICKLCFAIFILNASLLFLAAAATPPSDSNLFREYIGAEFNNVKFSDVPVNSNVDFHFILSFAIDYDTSSSTSPTNGKFNIFWDKQNLSPSQVSSIKSDNSNVKVALSLGGDSVNGESAYFNPSSVDSWVSNAVSSLTSIIKEYNLDGIDIDYEHFKSDPDTFAECIGKLIKTLKENGVIKFASIAPFDDEVVQNHYMTLWKSYGSLIDYVNFQFYAYDKGTTVDEFIGYFNTQSSNYNGGKVLVSFISDGSGGLSPDGGFFTACSTLKSQQKLHGIFVWSADDSKANGFKYEKQSQALLAIPH from the exons ATGGAACTTCCAAGTATTTGCAAGCTTTGCTTTGCAATCTTCATCCTAAACGCTTCATTGTTGTTCCTCGCAGCAGCAGCAACACCACCCTCGGACTCAAACTTGTTCCGAGAATACATTGGAGCTGAGTTCAACAATGTCAAATTCTCAGATGTTCCTGTTAACTCCAACGTTGACTTCCACTTCATTCTCTCCTTTGCCATTGACTACGATACTTCATCTTCTACTTCTCCAACCAATGGAAAATTCAACATCTTCTGGGACAAACAGAATCTTAGCCCTTCCCAAGTATCTTCCATCAAGTCCGACAACTCCAATGTCAAG GTAGCACTTAGTCTCGGCGGCGACAGTGTTAACGGCGAATCTGCTTACTTCAATCCATCTTCGGTGGATTCATGGGTTTCCAACGCAGTTTCTTCGCTCACAAGCATAATCAAGGAGTACAACTTAGATGGAATCGACATCGACTACGAGCACTTCAAATCAGACCCTGATACCTTTGCTGAATGCATTGGAAAGTTGATCAAAACTCTCAAGGAAAATGGGGTGATCAAATTCGCTTCTATAGCTCCGTTTGACGACGAAGTTGTCCAGAATCACTACATGACACTGTGGAAGAGTTATGGAAGCTTGATAGATTATGTGAACTTTCAGTTCTATGCATATGACAAAGGAACCACAGTGGATGAGTTCATAGGGTACTTCAACACACAGAGTTCAAACTATAATGGTGGGAAGGTGTTGGTGAGTTTTATCAGTGATGGGAGTGGAGGGTTGTCACCAGATGGTGGATTCTTCACTGCATGTAGCACTCTCAAGAGCCAGCAGAAACTTCATGGTATCTTTGTCTGGTCTGCTGATGATTCTAAGGCTAATGGATTCAAATATGAGAAGCAATCACAAGCACTTTTGGCTATTCCTCATTAg